The following are from one region of the Sulfurimicrobium lacus genome:
- the murJ gene encoding murein biosynthesis integral membrane protein MurJ: protein MNLLKALATIGSMTLLSRILGFLRDTIIARAFGAGLYTDAFFVAFKLPNMMRRLFAEGAFSQAFVPILAEYKTRRGHDATRDLIDHVATFLGLVLVGVSLIGILAAPAVIYISAPGFSADAEKFDLTVQLLRYIFPYIFFISLVSLAGGVLNTYSKFSVPAFTPVLLNLSFIACALWLAPYMHPPVMALAVAVLLGGVLQLGVQLPYLAKIGFLPRFRLNLHDEGVWRVMKLMGPAVFGVSIAQISLLINTIFASFLETGSVSWLYYADRLMEFPTGILGVALGTILLPSLAKHYADDSPEQFSSLLDWGLRLTLMLALPAALALAILAVPLISTLFYYGKFTAHDLWMTREALMAYSAGLLGLIMVKVLAPGFYSRQNIKTPVKIAIFTLLATQAMNLAFIWKLHHAGLALSIGLGACLNAGLLYYQLRRHNIFQPQPGWMVFMLKLGVALAAMGAALWFAMGPEAAWLSGGIVSRALHLTWVVVAGAGAYFATLLLVGIHPRDFVKRAVE, encoded by the coding sequence ATGAACCTGCTCAAAGCCCTCGCCACCATCGGCAGCATGACCCTGCTCTCAAGAATTCTCGGGTTCCTGCGCGACACCATCATCGCCCGTGCCTTCGGCGCCGGCCTCTACACCGACGCCTTCTTCGTCGCTTTCAAGCTGCCCAACATGATGCGCCGCCTGTTCGCCGAGGGCGCCTTTTCCCAGGCCTTCGTTCCCATCCTCGCCGAGTACAAGACGCGACGCGGCCACGACGCCACACGCGACCTGATCGACCATGTGGCAACCTTTCTCGGGCTGGTGCTGGTGGGCGTCAGCCTGATCGGCATACTCGCCGCGCCGGCGGTGATCTACATCAGCGCACCGGGTTTCTCCGCCGACGCGGAGAAATTCGACCTCACGGTACAACTGCTGCGCTACATCTTCCCCTACATCTTCTTCATCTCGCTGGTGTCGCTGGCCGGCGGCGTGCTCAACACCTACAGCAAGTTCTCGGTGCCCGCCTTCACCCCGGTGCTGCTCAACCTGTCCTTCATCGCCTGCGCGCTGTGGCTGGCGCCCTACATGCACCCGCCGGTCATGGCGCTGGCGGTGGCGGTGCTACTCGGCGGCGTGCTGCAGCTCGGCGTACAGCTGCCCTACCTGGCAAAAATCGGCTTCCTCCCGAGATTCCGCCTCAACCTGCACGACGAGGGCGTGTGGCGCGTCATGAAGCTCATGGGGCCGGCAGTGTTCGGCGTCTCTATCGCCCAGATCAGCCTCCTGATCAACACCATCTTCGCCTCTTTCCTCGAAACCGGCAGCGTGTCCTGGCTCTATTACGCCGACCGCCTGATGGAATTCCCCACCGGCATCCTCGGCGTGGCGCTCGGCACCATCCTCCTGCCCTCCCTCGCCAAGCACTACGCCGACGACTCGCCCGAGCAATTCTCCAGCCTGCTCGACTGGGGCCTGCGCCTGACGCTGATGCTCGCCCTGCCCGCCGCGCTGGCTCTGGCGATACTCGCCGTGCCGCTGATTTCCACCCTGTTCTACTACGGCAAGTTCACCGCCCACGACCTGTGGATGACGCGCGAGGCCCTGATGGCCTACAGCGCCGGCCTGCTCGGCCTGATCATGGTCAAGGTGCTGGCGCCTGGCTTCTATTCCCGCCAGAACATCAAGACCCCGGTGAAAATCGCCATTTTCACCCTGCTCGCCACCCAGGCCATGAACCTCGCCTTCATCTGGAAACTGCACCACGCCGGGCTGGCACTCTCGATCGGCCTCGGCGCCTGCCTCAACGCCGGCCTGCTGTACTACCAGCTGCGTCGCCACAACATCTTCCAGCCGCAGCCGGGCTGGATGGTGTTCATGCTCAAGCTGGGTGTGGCGCTGGCGGCAATGGGGGCGGCGCTGTGGTTCGCCATGGGGCCGGAAGCGGCGTGGTTGAGCGGGGGCATCGTGTCGCGGGCGCTGCATCTGACTTGGGTGGTAGTGGCGGGTGCGGGCGCTTATTTCGCCACGCTGTTGCTGGTGGGGATACACCCCAGGGATTTCGTCAAGCGCGCGGTGGAATAG
- a CDS encoding bifunctional riboflavin kinase/FAD synthetase → MLIFRGIPASETPIALTIGNFDGVHLGHQAMLERMEEAARKRGLPACVMTFEPHPREFFTPDQAPTRLTSLREKLQLFAEYGVDRVFICPFNKRFASIDAGEFVTEMLHHRLQTRWALIGDDFRFGAKRAGDFDLLQASGARLGFEVESMHSVMAAGLRVSSTAVREALAGGDLDLARALLGRPYSISGRVEHGESLGHKIGFPTANIQLKHNRPPLWGIFAVEVEGLGDQALQGAASLGVRPTVMNNGLPTLEVHLFNFDQQIYNRHVRVDFLHKLRDEMKFPNLETLTAQIAADVANAKRYFGTR, encoded by the coding sequence ATGCTGATTTTCCGAGGAATTCCCGCCAGCGAGACGCCGATTGCCCTGACCATCGGCAATTTCGACGGCGTCCATCTGGGCCATCAGGCGATGCTCGAACGCATGGAAGAGGCCGCCAGGAAGCGCGGCCTGCCGGCGTGCGTGATGACGTTCGAGCCGCATCCGCGCGAATTCTTCACCCCGGACCAGGCGCCTACCCGTCTCACCAGCCTGCGCGAGAAACTGCAGCTGTTCGCCGAATACGGCGTAGACCGGGTGTTCATCTGCCCCTTCAACAAGCGCTTTGCCAGCATCGACGCGGGCGAGTTCGTCACTGAAATGCTGCACCATCGCTTGCAAACGCGCTGGGCGCTGATCGGCGACGATTTCCGCTTCGGCGCCAAGCGCGCGGGCGACTTCGATCTGCTGCAAGCGTCCGGCGCCCGGCTCGGTTTTGAAGTGGAGTCCATGCACAGCGTCATGGCGGCGGGTCTGCGCGTTTCCAGCACTGCGGTGCGGGAAGCACTGGCCGGCGGCGACCTCGACCTGGCGCGCGCGCTGCTGGGCCGCCCTTACAGCATCAGCGGGCGGGTGGAGCATGGCGAAAGCCTGGGGCACAAGATCGGCTTCCCGACTGCCAACATCCAGCTCAAGCACAACCGTCCGCCGCTGTGGGGCATTTTCGCGGTCGAGGTGGAGGGGCTTGGCGACCAGGCGCTGCAGGGTGCGGCCAGCCTGGGCGTGCGCCCGACGGTGATGAACAACGGCTTGCCGACGCTGGAAGTGCACCTGTTCAACTTCGACCAGCAGATTTACAACCGGCACGTGCGGGTGGATTTCCTGCACAAGCTGCGCGACGAAATGAAATTCCCCAACCTGGAAACGCTGACAGCGCAAATCGCAGCCGACGTGGCCAACGCAAAACGGTATTTTGGAACCCGATAA
- the cysM gene encoding cysteine synthase CysM, translating to MYKTIEDFVGNTPLVQLKRIPGNTSNTVLVKLEGNNPAGSVKDRPALSMIVHAEARGEIKPGDTLIEATSGNTGIALAMAASMRGYRMVLVMPEHMSVERRQVMRAFGAEIVLTPRTGGMEAAIDTASRMRAEGQGIILDQFSSPDNPLAHYEGTGPEIWRDTQGTITHFVSSMGTTGTIMGCSRYLKEQNPDVQIIGAQPTDGSQIPGIRKWPLDYLPKICDFSRVDRIVEVSQTDAEEMTRRLAREEGIFAGISSGGALVAALEVSSQVENAVIVSIVCDRGDRYLSTGVFPA from the coding sequence ATGTATAAAACCATCGAAGATTTCGTCGGCAATACGCCGCTGGTCCAGCTGAAACGCATTCCCGGCAACACCTCCAATACCGTGCTGGTCAAACTGGAAGGCAACAATCCTGCCGGCTCGGTGAAAGACCGTCCGGCGCTGTCCATGATCGTGCACGCCGAAGCGCGCGGCGAGATCAAGCCGGGCGACACCCTGATCGAGGCCACCAGCGGCAACACCGGCATCGCTCTGGCCATGGCGGCGTCGATGCGCGGCTACAGGATGGTGCTGGTGATGCCGGAGCACATGAGCGTGGAGCGCCGCCAGGTGATGCGCGCCTTCGGCGCGGAAATCGTCCTCACGCCCCGCACCGGCGGCATGGAAGCGGCCATCGACACCGCCAGCCGGATGCGGGCGGAAGGCCAGGGCATCATCCTCGACCAGTTCTCCAGCCCCGACAACCCGCTCGCGCATTACGAGGGTACCGGGCCGGAAATCTGGCGCGACACGCAAGGCACCATCACCCATTTCGTCAGCAGCATGGGCACCACCGGCACCATCATGGGCTGCTCGCGCTACCTCAAGGAGCAGAACCCGGACGTGCAGATCATCGGCGCCCAGCCGACCGACGGCTCGCAGATCCCCGGCATCCGCAAATGGCCGCTGGACTACCTGCCCAAAATCTGCGATTTCAGCCGCGTCGACCGCATCGTCGAAGTCTCGCAGACCGACGCGGAAGAAATGACCCGCCGCCTGGCGCGGGAAGAAGGCATCTTCGCCGGCATCTCTTCCGGCGGCGCCCTGGTGGCGGCGCTCGAAGTCTCGTCCCAGGTGGAAAACGCGGTGATCGTCTCCATCGTGTGCGACCGCGGCGACCGCTACCTCTCCACCGGCGTGTTTCCCGCATAA
- a CDS encoding FKBP-type peptidyl-prolyl cis-trans isomerase yields MTRTALWGDTIALHYSLSAGDGTEVMNTFADDPVTIKLGEGEIEAKLESCLIDLEVGRRYVFNLEPEQAFGLSNPEQVMDVPLDAFDDLELEIGSLVEFALPDGETLAGQIKSANKDFATVDFNHPLSGCAVVFEVKIMDILEP; encoded by the coding sequence ATGACCCGCACCGCACTGTGGGGCGACACCATCGCCCTGCACTACAGCCTGTCCGCCGGCGACGGCACCGAAGTCATGAACACGTTCGCTGACGATCCGGTCACGATCAAGCTGGGCGAGGGCGAAATCGAGGCCAAGCTGGAATCCTGCCTCATCGACCTCGAAGTCGGCCGACGCTACGTCTTCAACCTCGAGCCCGAGCAGGCTTTCGGCCTGTCCAACCCGGAGCAAGTCATGGACGTGCCGCTCGACGCCTTCGACGACCTGGAACTCGAAATCGGCAGCCTGGTCGAATTCGCACTGCCCGACGGCGAGACGCTGGCCGGGCAGATCAAGAGCGCCAACAAGGATTTCGCCACGGTGGACTTCAATCACCCGCTGAGCGGTTGTGCGGTCGTCTTCGAGGTCAAGATCATGGATATTCTGGAGCCCTGA
- the lspA gene encoding signal peptidase II, which yields MRDWRLWLVPSALVIVLDQLTKHWIVQAFSFGESSPVTSYFNLVLAHNSGAAFSFLAAAGGWQRLFFITVAALASAVILHLLRKHGRQTLFGLALSLVLGGALGNLVDRIHWGYVVDFLDFYYGNYHWPAFNVADMAITGGVILLVWDSLRKPGAGKP from the coding sequence ATGCGTGATTGGCGCCTGTGGCTGGTGCCCAGCGCGCTGGTGATCGTGCTCGACCAGTTGACCAAGCACTGGATCGTGCAGGCTTTCAGCTTCGGCGAGAGCAGTCCCGTCACTTCGTACTTCAACCTGGTGCTGGCCCACAACAGCGGCGCCGCGTTCAGTTTTCTCGCCGCGGCGGGCGGGTGGCAGCGCCTGTTCTTCATCACCGTCGCGGCACTGGCTTCCGCCGTGATCCTGCACCTGCTGCGCAAGCACGGCCGGCAAACCCTGTTCGGCCTGGCGCTGAGCCTGGTGCTGGGCGGCGCGCTGGGCAACCTGGTCGACCGCATCCACTGGGGTTACGTGGTGGACTTCCTCGATTTCTATTACGGCAACTACCACTGGCCGGCTTTCAACGTCGCCGACATGGCCATTACCGGCGGGGTGATCCTGCTGGTGTGGGATAGCTTGCGCAAACCCGGAGCCGGAAAACCATGA
- a CDS encoding glycine cleavage system protein H, protein MATIRGCDFPDDYFYSVEHNVWARLEADGTVTLGATSFGLALAGEIVSCMPKRPGREIELNRAVATLESGKWVDSMKSPISGEIVAINEEVEANPALINQDPYGAGWIVRMKPANWPTESTLLVTGPAIAQAFKIRMDAEGFGI, encoded by the coding sequence ATGGCAACGATCCGCGGCTGCGATTTTCCCGACGATTATTTCTACAGCGTCGAACACAACGTGTGGGCGCGCCTCGAGGCGGACGGCACGGTCACGCTGGGCGCGACTTCCTTCGGTCTGGCGCTGGCGGGCGAAATCGTGTCGTGCATGCCGAAACGCCCCGGCCGCGAGATCGAGCTCAACCGCGCGGTCGCCACCCTCGAGTCGGGCAAATGGGTCGACTCGATGAAATCGCCGATCAGCGGCGAGATCGTCGCCATCAACGAGGAAGTGGAAGCCAACCCCGCCCTGATCAACCAAGACCCCTATGGGGCGGGCTGGATCGTGCGGATGAAGCCGGCCAACTGGCCCACGGAAAGCACTCTCCTCGTCACCGGGCCGGCCATCGCCCAGGCTTTCAAAATCCGCATGGATGCCGAAGGTTTCGGCATTTGA
- the ileS gene encoding isoleucine--tRNA ligase, which yields MADYKDTLNLPDTPFPMRGDLAKREPAWVKQWQDKKLYQRIRAASAGRPKFVLHDGPPYANGDIHIGHAVNKILKDIIVRSKTLAGFDAPYVPGWDCHGLPIELQVEKQHGKEIPASRFRELCRDYAQSQIERQKADFIRLGVLGEWDDPYRTMDFKFEADIMRTLGRIHANGYLYQGQKPVHWCIDCGSALAEAEVEYEDKTSPAIDVAFAVKDVAALAQALGMKIPSQPVYAVIWTTTPWTLPANQAVSVHPEFDYDLVQTPKGILILAHDLAEACIQRYGFEAVEVVAVVKGAALEHLQLQHPFYERVVPIICGEHVTLDAGTGLVHTAPAHGQDDYVIGSKYKLAVDCPVGDDGKFFERTPLVGGQSIWAANKTVLEILNTNGSLLKNEKLLHSYPHCWRHKTPIIFRATHQWFIGMNISRQRSVVSGQSATLREAAMKAVENTEFFPSWGRARLEAMIKNRPDWCVSRQRNWGVPMPLFVHKESGALHPRTQELLEQVAQRVEQQGIEAWFSLDATELLGADAATYKKVSDTLDVWFDSGSSHACVLKRRDYLAHPADLYLEGSDQHRGWFQSSLLTGCATDGHAPYKALLTHGFVVDGNGHKMSKSKGNVVAPQKVMDTLGADILRLWVASTDYSGELTISDEILKRVTEGYRRIRNTLRFLLANLADFDPAQHALPVEDWLEIDRYALALAQSFQDDVAADYSRYEFHLVAQKLTAFCSEDLGGFYLDILKDRLYTAGKDSRARRAAQNALYHVTHSLLRLMAPVLSFTAEEAWSALTGKTDDSVFFHTWHDFPALPESTELLAKWQQIRDFRARVTKELEAVRVSGAIGSSLQAEVEVQVSGELFGLLQSLDDDLRFVLITSQARLVQAAEEKVLVASSPHQKCERCWHYRADVGKNAAHPTLCGRCDANLFGSGEARSHA from the coding sequence ATGGCTGATTACAAAGACACACTGAACTTGCCCGACACGCCCTTCCCGATGCGCGGCGATCTCGCCAAGCGCGAGCCGGCGTGGGTCAAGCAGTGGCAGGATAAAAAACTCTACCAGCGCATCCGCGCCGCCAGCGCGGGCCGCCCCAAGTTCGTGCTGCACGACGGCCCGCCCTATGCCAACGGCGACATCCACATCGGCCACGCGGTCAACAAGATCCTCAAGGACATCATCGTCCGCTCCAAGACCCTGGCCGGTTTCGATGCACCCTATGTGCCGGGCTGGGACTGCCACGGCCTGCCGATCGAACTGCAGGTGGAGAAGCAGCACGGCAAGGAAATTCCCGCCTCCCGCTTCCGCGAACTGTGCCGCGATTATGCGCAGTCGCAGATCGAGCGCCAAAAGGCCGACTTCATCCGCCTCGGTGTGCTGGGCGAGTGGGACGATCCCTACCGCACCATGGATTTCAAGTTCGAAGCCGACATCATGCGCACCCTCGGACGCATCCACGCCAACGGCTACCTCTACCAGGGGCAGAAGCCGGTGCACTGGTGCATCGACTGCGGCTCGGCGCTGGCGGAAGCCGAGGTGGAATACGAGGACAAGACTTCGCCCGCCATCGACGTGGCCTTTGCGGTGAAAGATGTCGCCGCGCTGGCCCAAGCGCTCGGCATGAAGATCCCATCACAGCCGGTTTACGCGGTGATCTGGACCACCACGCCATGGACCCTGCCCGCCAACCAGGCCGTTTCCGTCCATCCCGAATTCGACTACGACCTGGTCCAGACGCCGAAAGGCATCCTCATCCTGGCGCACGATCTGGCCGAGGCCTGCATCCAGCGCTATGGTTTCGAGGCCGTCGAAGTGGTGGCGGTGGTCAAGGGTGCCGCGCTGGAGCACCTGCAGTTGCAGCACCCGTTCTACGAGCGCGTTGTGCCCATCATCTGCGGCGAACATGTGACCCTCGACGCCGGTACCGGGCTGGTGCATACGGCCCCGGCTCACGGCCAGGACGACTATGTGATCGGCAGCAAATACAAGCTGGCCGTCGATTGCCCGGTGGGCGACGACGGCAAGTTCTTCGAGCGCACCCCGCTGGTCGGCGGCCAGTCCATCTGGGCGGCAAATAAAACGGTCTTGGAAATCCTCAACACCAACGGCTCGCTGCTCAAGAACGAGAAGCTGCTGCACAGCTATCCCCACTGCTGGCGCCACAAGACGCCGATCATTTTCCGCGCCACGCATCAGTGGTTCATCGGCATGAATATCAGCCGTCAGCGATCAGTTGTCAGCGGTCAGTCAGCCACCTTGAGGGAGGCGGCGATGAAAGCCGTCGAGAACACCGAGTTCTTCCCCTCATGGGGACGCGCCCGGCTGGAGGCCATGATCAAGAACCGCCCCGACTGGTGCGTGTCGCGCCAGCGCAACTGGGGCGTGCCGATGCCGCTGTTCGTACACAAGGAATCGGGCGCGCTGCACCCGCGCACCCAGGAACTGCTGGAGCAGGTGGCCCAGCGCGTGGAGCAACAGGGCATCGAGGCCTGGTTCAGCCTCGACGCTACAGAACTGCTGGGCGCCGATGCCGCCACCTACAAGAAGGTGAGCGACACCCTCGACGTGTGGTTCGATTCCGGTTCGAGCCACGCCTGCGTGCTGAAACGGCGCGACTACCTGGCCCACCCCGCCGACCTGTACCTGGAAGGCTCCGACCAGCATCGCGGCTGGTTCCAGTCCTCGCTCCTCACCGGCTGCGCCACCGACGGCCATGCGCCCTACAAGGCGCTGCTCACCCACGGTTTCGTGGTGGATGGCAACGGCCACAAGATGAGCAAGTCCAAGGGCAACGTGGTCGCGCCGCAGAAGGTAATGGACACGCTGGGTGCGGACATCCTGCGCCTGTGGGTGGCGAGCACCGACTACTCCGGCGAACTGACCATCTCCGACGAGATTCTCAAGCGCGTGACCGAGGGCTATCGCCGCATCCGCAACACGCTGCGCTTCCTGCTCGCCAACCTGGCGGACTTCGACCCGGCGCAGCACGCCCTGCCGGTCGAGGACTGGCTGGAAATCGACCGCTACGCCCTGGCGCTGGCACAGTCGTTCCAGGACGATGTGGCGGCCGATTACAGCCGCTACGAATTCCACCTGGTGGCGCAGAAGCTCACCGCTTTCTGCTCGGAAGACCTGGGCGGCTTCTACCTGGACATCCTGAAAGACCGCCTCTATACCGCGGGCAAGGACTCCAGGGCGCGCCGCGCGGCGCAAAACGCGCTCTACCACGTCACCCACAGCCTGCTGCGCCTGATGGCGCCGGTTCTCAGCTTCACCGCGGAGGAAGCGTGGAGCGCGCTCACCGGCAAAACCGACGACAGCGTGTTTTTCCACACCTGGCACGACTTCCCGGCGCTTCCCGAAAGCACCGAACTGCTGGCGAAATGGCAGCAAATCCGTGATTTCCGCGCTCGCGTCACCAAGGAGCTGGAGGCGGTGCGGGTTTCCGGTGCGATCGGTTCCTCGCTGCAGGCCGAGGTCGAGGTTCAGGTCAGCGGCGAGCTGTTTGGCTTGCTGCAGAGCCTGGACGACGACCTGCGCTTCGTGCTGATCACTTCCCAGGCCAGACTGGTCCAGGCCGCCGAGGAAAAAGTCTTGGTCGCGTCCAGCCCGCACCAGAAATGCGAGCGCTGCTGGCACTACCGCGCCGACGTGGGCAAGAACGCCGCACACCCGACCCTGTGCGGGCGTTGCGACGCCAACCTGTTCGGCTCGGGCGAGGCGCGTTCCCATGCGTGA